The nucleotide sequence CTGGAAAAGGGTAAGACCAGCAAACCACTCAACCCTCCAGAGTGAGGTTCTCCCTGAGCTGTCATCTAGGATAAAACACTATCCCTAtaatgtgtgtttatgcatctgtgtgtgtgtgtgtgagtgagagtgtgtgtgtgtgtgttagaaataTGGGAGTGCATGGTGTCTCAGAAGCCGGAAGGCGTAAGAATGTTGATGTCTCGATGCTTGAGTTTGGCCGGCCGGCCGCCCTGCCTCCGTCCATCCATGCTGGGGATTTCCATCTTGGGCGGGGCTTTGTTACTGGCGGGGTCTTCGGCCAATCGCGTGGCCTGGGCTTTCATGACCTCCATGGGGGTGGGCTTCTGGGCACCACGGTACGCCTGCAGGGCAAAtccccctggaggagagagaacatttgACCTCTCTGGAATGCACATGCCTTTTTTTGGTCCACTGCATAGACCAGGTGGGTGGAAATCAAGATTGGTCCTACAGCAAGTATATGACTTCTGAATTGACTTCCTATTAAAGTCGTATCTATAAGAGGAAGCTCATTTTGCATTTTATTTTGgagtatatatatttgtatttgtctgaaagcatgtgcaataCTGTAAAAATGTGACTATCTCATAAACAGGGGCACTTGAAGGTTTTAGTGCATCAATGAACGAGATGCCAAGTTTAGGCAACGCTGCCTGGTTTATCTGTGTACCTTGACACCAACGGCTCATAACAAGAGGACAGATAATCAGTCACCAGAGAGATAAGACTTTCTTCCTCacaagaaaaacaaataaaGTACTGAAACTATAGGTCTCCCAAGGCAAAATTCCTTATAGAAACACGATACAAAGCAGTAACACACAGTGTAGCACGACATACTAGTATTGGTAAAAGCATCTTCTTATTTTATCAAAACAGCTACAGCCTGCACATCGAAGATGAGACGATTCGGCTACATGACTACATCGGTTCTCCAATTAGGAAGTTCTCCAAGCACGACCAAACAAACGAAAACCCTGAGGGGAATTTGCTCCCTCTTAAATACCGCCATCGAAACCTCCCTGAGAGCTTACCTGCGCCGCCGGAGCCTGGCTCCGTGCTCGGGTCGAGCGGTGGCTTCTGGACGCCGGGCCGCGGCCCGAACGCGCCCCAGCGCTCCACGGCTCCCCCGGCCTCGACGGGGCCCATGTCCAGGCTGCTGCTGGAGCTCACGCTCAGGTCAGAGCCGGTGAGGGACGCTGTCGACCCCTGGCTGTTAAACCAGCCCCTGTCATACGCACGCACAGGACACGAataacatgcacacaaacacaagtcagCTTCGTGAGGTGTTGCAATCATTCACCAATCAATCATATAGATAAAAGTGCGTATCGCTGGGAAGTACAAAGTGTACGGGTTGGGCACGGCGGTTTCATATTTAGCTTGGCCGTTCATACATCCACCATACTTGACACGAAAAGGGATGGCCTGCTGGCCGGCACATTGGTTTTATACGGTTGAACACAGGTCTGGGCAGAGCGGCGATGGCTGCATTACCTGCGTGTGTTTTTGGGGGAGGTCTGGGGCGTTCCGGAAGGGGTCGACTGAGCCGACAACGTCGATTTGTCGTCCTTCGCTTCCGCACTCTGGACGTTCAGTTTCTGCGTGGACAAACCAACACCCGTGAACGCGTGACTCACCCGTTCGATGGCGCTATCTGGCCCGCGAAggaatgtcactgatttgctgcCGCGGCAACTCGATGGGGCTCGTTGTGACTTACTTGGAGGGAGTCCGGCATTCGCTGGTGGTAGCGAGTCTCCTCGGCGGTCAGCCCCTTGTGGGGGGTGTAGCTTGAGTCAGTTAGCCCTGCCTTCTGCTCAAATTTGTACATGTGGTCCTGAGTGTGttcttaggggggggggggagagagacagagtcagccATAAGGATACACAGGCATGTAGACAGCGACGCGGGAAGATATGGGGGTCAGTTTGGGGTGAGCGGTGGGTTCTTACTGGTCATGAGGGAGTTCATGATGATGGAGGAGGCCTTGGCCTTCACTACCGGGACATGGGGCTTGGCGGAGCCGGCGGTGAACGAGGCAGTGTGGGTCTTGCTGCCTCCAGACTCGTCCTCCTGAGGCAGGGCACACAACTGAGGTTCACACAAATCCTGAACGTCACCCCTGAATGagcgagtgtgtttgtgtgtgtgtgtgtgtgtgttacctcagcCAGCTGCTGGAACTTTCTATCAGGGATTACCGGCCTTCTCCACAGGTTGTTGATGTTGATGTCCGAGGGCGGGGGGGACATGGGGGCCTCCAGGTTGTCGTCGTAGCTGAGGGCTCGCCGGGTCATGCCGATAGGCAGAGACATGCCTCCCATCCCCATCCCAGACTCCAGGGCTGGGACAAGAACATACCAACAGCTCTCCAGACGGCTCTCCAGACAAGAAGCACCATTCCTGATTTGTAACGACACGGTGTTGGATTCCTGGTCCAGCACCCAACACACTACTTACCAGGTAGATCTCCTGGCCCAGACATGATTCTAGAGGGTAGGTTTTGTTAAAGCTGAAATTTGGAGATGGAATACGATCTGGTCAACCAAGCCAGGTGAGGACTGGACCTTCAGAGAGGATAAGAATATGATatgataaaaatataaataaatacacaatcGTTCTTCATTTCAGGTGCAACGTCTGGGTGCGAAAAGTATAAATTGATACATTGGAAACCCAAGAATGTTAGCTGTAAATGTATTGAGTAGCCGAGCTGACATTGGTTGTCATGTAGCAAAATCCACACATTAGGCTTTTACGACCGGTACTATGACAACTGATGTTAGTTCTTCAATAAATACTCTGTATACTGTCCAATTAGAATTGAATCCAACCCCATACTCTACTTTGTCAGTTTTGGCAAAAGTATCAAGCTGTCGCAAAAGGAGGTATGCGATAATCTCTGGACGCGAACAGTGCTCTGACTGAGCAGGCTGATTAATGATCAGTCAGGCTCACAGGAATGGAGCTGGGCTGAGTTCGTCCTAAGGACAGGGAACCGCGGTCGAAACAAGTCAGTTCAGGTGACGCCACAGAAGCGAGTCACTGAGTAACTTCCTCGACAGAAAAGCACCTGGCTGTGGCTGTGGTGTCGAATGTCCTTAACGCACACACTCCCTGGCTGGTTCTGAAAAGTAGCCAAAAGTTGTAGAATCTGAATGTAATTCAAACGTCTTAGCTAATATTGGCTCTAATGTTGCTTAGATCAGATCGTTTTCGACTTGTGCCCCTGGGCATTAGGCAGGGGCTAGTCATTCCAATTTGCTCGACTACCCCACAATATTACCTTGAACCAGTGTAAAGTTGGGAAACACAAAGAATGTATGTGTAGCACATCTACAATTTCAGGTATGAAGGCCAACAGGTGTTTAACAGCCAGCACTTGATGATGGCTCTTGCCTGCATTGTAGGCTGGTACATGTAGGCTATTTACCACACAtcactagtacacacacacacactgctccaacAATAGATCTATTCTATTAGTGGGATTCAAGGTCACTATAATGTGTCACCTGTTGCTGTCACGAGCTACGGACTAAGCTAGGTATCTCTTAACAAGCATGTGTTCCTGAGATGGACTGAAAGAGCAGCGTTTACTATGCTGAGGTCGGAGGAACAGGCGGAAATGGTTGGAGGCTGCTCTCTGCTAAATTGCACTAGCTCGCTATCAGACAGACTGGTCTGCTGCTGACGAGGCATTGTATAGATAGCTGGAGAGGAACTGGAAGCCGTGGATGTGACAGGCTTATCTCTTCATTGACTGACGCTTCATGACCCCTCCTCTGATGGGTAACTACGGGGCTTGTATGACTTTCACGTCATTTGCTTCTCTGCACAGGGGTGCTGCTGCTAGGGAATCATTGGTCCCTGCGGTATCATTCATTATGCAGCTGTGAGGTGCTGGTGGTGGCGGTGATGTCAATGATCGGCAAGCACAGTCATTAGTATTTCAGCATTAACACTCACAACAGAACACAAATAATGATCGTTATGGGCACAAATTCATTCACATATGATGATTGTCAAGCTGTAGCTATGCAAATATGTCGCCAAAAAAACCAAGGCACTAGTGACACTAGTAGTGTGTTGTAGCAGTGCTCCGCGTTTCAGTCAAGCCAGGATTACAGACTCGCGTTGCTGCACAcgtttatgtaatataaatacGAGCGAGCTAGATTAAGTTAACAGGCGAGATGCTTCTGTTGCTCATggttctataaaaaaaaattacaattgTTCGCAATTCACCTCCAAAAAATTAAGATTGTCTGATTGCCATATAGTTAGCAACGGTGTTAGCTACCACTGGGTTCATTTTGAACCTGGCTAGGCTAGTAAAAGCTAACAATTCCGGTTGATTCCGGGCATCACTGGAACTTGAATAGATTGAATAGAAACAAACACCGTCCATTTTAAGTCCATTTTGATTGTACTTACCTTATCAAACGCTCCAATGCCTCgttatattgtcatgttcacGAAAGATAAAGACAGAGGCACACGAAAGATATAATGTTAGTCTGAGAGGTTTCAGAACAACTGATCCACATAGCACCCATTATGTTTTGGTATGGTGGTGGTGGACGGCTGGGGTTGCCAGGTTATTTCCAGTCGCCCCCTATGTCACTGCAACGAGAAACCTGGCAACCAGAAGCACCAAAAGCAATCGCGCGAGCCAATTAATCAACTAAATAATGtttattactaaataaataaaggaataaaatgaataaataatgtattaattaacttttaataaagtaaagtaataaATTTTAAAGAAGTACAGGATGATATCACTCTTATCAACCCTTTATGACACTTCCAATGAAGTGATTATCATTGTCCTGCACAAGATACAATCAAAAGGTCATTGACAAATATGTCACACATACGTAATTATCGACATTTTTTATATAAATGAATACTTTGATATGAATGTCACATAGCTTTTAGCACACTCCACATTACCCTTCACATAGGTGGAACAAGGTTTGCTCATCCTGCACACTTCCACATTGCTGCGCAACACTTTATGCAGACACACAATAATGTAGCCTAATCACTTCAATGTCTACTTTAATActatatgtaaatgtaatgatatTACATTTATTGGTACATACATATTGTCCTTTGGAGcattatacagttaggtccataaatatttggacattgacacaattttcatcattttggctctgtataccaccacaatggatttgaaatgaaacaatcaagatgtgctttaagtgcagactttcagatttaatt is from Osmerus eperlanus chromosome 27, fOsmEpe2.1, whole genome shotgun sequence and encodes:
- the LOC134013755 gene encoding putative monooxygenase p33MONOX, whose product is MSGPGDLPALESGMGMGGMSLPIGMTRRALSYDDNLEAPMSPPPSDININNLWRRPVIPDRKFQQLAEEDESGGSKTHTASFTAGSAKPHVPVVKAKASSIIMNSLMTKHTQDHMYKFEQKAGLTDSSYTPHKGLTAEETRYHQRMPDSLQKLNVQSAEAKDDKSTLSAQSTPSGTPQTSPKNTRRGWFNSQGSTASLTGSDLSVSSSSSLDMGPVEAGGAVERWGAFGPRPGVQKPPLDPSTEPGSGGAGGFALQAYRGAQKPTPMEVMKAQATRLAEDPASNKAPPKMEIPSMDGRRQGGRPAKLKHRDINILTPSGF